The Saprospiraceae bacterium genome includes a window with the following:
- a CDS encoding glutamine--tRNA ligase/YqeY domain fusion protein, with the protein MSEEKKQSLNFIEQIIEDDIKSGKHDGRILTRFPPEPNGYLHIGHAKAICVNFEIAAKYGGKTNLRFDDTNPSTEETEYVESIKKDISWLGFQWNGPELYASDYFDQLYEYAITLIIKGLAYVDDSTPDEIAGMKGTPSVPGKDSPFKGRSVEENLELFEKMKNGEFSDGSRVLRANVDMTSPNMLMRDPIIYRIKKEHHHRTGNKWNIYPMYDFAHGQSDSIEGITHSLCSLEFIHHRPLYDWFIEKLEIFPSKQFEFARMNVEYMITSKRKLLKLVQDGLVSGWDDPRMPTISGMRRRGFPPMAIRTFCEKAGVAKRENTIEISLLESCVRDELNKSSLRAMVVMDPVKVVITNYPEGKSEILTAENNPEQPDAGSREIPFGNVIYIERDDFMEDAPPKYFRMTPGSDVRLKYAYILHCTKVDKDELGNIQCIYATYYPDSRSGEDTSGIKPKGTLHWVSETGALPCEIRIYDRLFTVSDPTEDENVDFLNFYNPESMKVNKIALMESFLQTAHPGTQFQFLRQGYYCVDIESTPEITIFNKTVGLKDSWTKEVKK; encoded by the coding sequence ATGTCAGAAGAAAAAAAACAATCACTAAATTTTATAGAGCAAATAATTGAAGATGACATCAAATCCGGAAAACATGATGGCCGTATTCTGACACGTTTTCCCCCTGAACCGAATGGATACTTACATATTGGCCATGCCAAAGCTATTTGTGTCAATTTTGAAATCGCAGCAAAATACGGTGGAAAAACCAATCTTAGATTTGATGACACCAATCCATCCACAGAAGAGACGGAATATGTCGAAAGTATTAAAAAAGATATCAGTTGGTTGGGTTTTCAATGGAATGGACCGGAACTGTATGCTTCAGATTACTTTGATCAGTTATACGAGTATGCAATAACTTTAATCATAAAAGGCCTTGCGTATGTTGATGATTCAACCCCTGATGAAATAGCCGGTATGAAAGGCACTCCATCTGTACCCGGCAAAGATAGCCCTTTTAAAGGCCGATCAGTAGAAGAAAATCTCGAACTCTTTGAAAAAATGAAAAACGGTGAATTTTCAGACGGAAGCAGAGTATTACGGGCCAATGTGGATATGACATCACCCAATATGTTAATGAGAGATCCGATCATTTACAGAATAAAAAAGGAACATCATCACAGAACTGGTAACAAATGGAATATTTATCCTATGTATGATTTTGCACACGGTCAGTCAGATTCCATAGAAGGCATTACACACTCATTATGTTCACTCGAGTTTATACACCATAGACCACTATATGATTGGTTTATCGAAAAATTAGAGATTTTTCCATCCAAACAGTTTGAATTTGCACGCATGAATGTGGAATATATGATTACATCCAAGCGAAAACTTCTGAAATTGGTGCAGGACGGTCTTGTGTCAGGATGGGATGATCCCCGAATGCCAACAATATCAGGTATGCGGAGACGTGGTTTTCCACCAATGGCTATCAGAACTTTTTGTGAAAAAGCAGGCGTGGCTAAAAGAGAAAATACAATTGAAATTTCATTGCTTGAGTCCTGTGTCCGTGATGAATTAAACAAATCATCATTACGGGCTATGGTTGTAATGGATCCTGTAAAAGTGGTAATCACAAATTATCCGGAAGGGAAATCTGAAATTTTGACCGCTGAAAATAATCCCGAACAACCTGATGCAGGATCCAGAGAAATCCCTTTTGGTAATGTAATTTATATTGAAAGGGACGATTTTATGGAAGATGCTCCTCCGAAGTATTTCAGAATGACACCCGGGTCGGATGTCAGATTGAAGTATGCTTATATATTGCATTGTACCAAAGTAGATAAAGATGAACTTGGAAATATTCAATGTATCTATGCAACTTATTATCCGGATAGCCGTAGTGGTGAAGACACTTCAGGTATAAAACCAAAAGGTACATTGCATTGGGTAAGTGAAACGGGTGCATTGCCATGTGAAATTAGAATTTATGACAGACTTTTTACTGTATCAGATCCCACAGAAGATGAAAATGTTGATTTTCTTAATTTCTACAACCCCGAGTCAATGAAAGTAAATAAAATTGCTTTAATGGAATCATTTTTACAAACAGCACATCCGGGAACTCAATTTCAATTTTTACGGCAAGGGTATTATTGTGTTGATATTGAAAGTACACCTGAAATAACGATTTTTAATAAGACTGTCGGTTTAAAAGATTCATGGACCAAAGAAGTTAAAAAGTAA
- a CDS encoding S41 family peptidase — protein MSPENNDKLKVLQPLLLSAMMAIGIMLGFKMNDNKDYSLIEEVDFVGGPRLTGRVEELIRFVETRYVDKINSEELLDEALNSVFTKLDPHSVYLSPAELSDVNDQMNGSYYGIGIETFLIRDTVNVCGVLPDSPAFKSGIRLFDKIIAIDDSIVAGKKMEFSLIRNMLRKEENEKLKLQILRDGKLSDLLLNPENIPISTVSLAFKQNDSIAYIKIDRFGSQTYKEFMEAVEQLFSVEKAKHLILDLRGNPGGYLPEATNLLCQIFEEKERLLVYTEGRNNKRNEYKSTGKRFFEINKVAVLIDENSASASEIVAGAIQDWDRGVIVGRRSFGKGLVQEQYDLNNGGAVRLTVARYYTPSGRSLQRDYIDRVAYDDDIYDRFRNGQLYYNDQPQELDSSSYITKILSRKLLASGGVFPDIFIPLDTFYKDEVFLEADAYLSEFIFDLLSKKELPLASDASAVQNAIIPDNFMPRLKKYAGISIAGKFEDFWLKSLKPAIFTNIAKFSLGKKESALVGNKYDPFIMEAISFINSEKKLTDL, from the coding sequence TTGAGTCCGGAAAATAACGATAAGCTAAAAGTCCTGCAACCCTTATTATTGTCAGCAATGATGGCAATAGGTATTATGTTGGGATTTAAAATGAATGATAACAAAGATTATTCTCTGATTGAAGAGGTAGATTTTGTGGGTGGGCCTCGATTGACAGGAAGGGTAGAGGAATTAATCAGATTTGTTGAAACAAGATATGTAGATAAGATAAATAGTGAAGAGCTTTTGGACGAAGCTCTTAATTCAGTATTCACAAAGTTAGACCCTCATTCCGTTTATCTCTCACCTGCCGAACTATCTGATGTTAATGATCAGATGAACGGTTCGTATTATGGGATTGGCATTGAGACTTTTCTCATCCGGGATACTGTGAATGTTTGTGGTGTATTGCCTGACAGCCCTGCATTTAAAAGTGGAATCAGACTATTTGACAAAATAATTGCGATAGATGATTCGATTGTCGCAGGTAAAAAAATGGAATTTTCCCTGATAAGAAATATGTTGCGTAAGGAAGAGAACGAAAAACTGAAACTTCAGATACTTAGAGATGGAAAACTTTCAGATTTGTTACTGAATCCGGAAAATATTCCCATCAGTACCGTGAGTCTCGCGTTTAAACAAAATGATTCAATAGCTTATATAAAAATTGACAGATTTGGCAGCCAAACATACAAAGAATTTATGGAAGCTGTCGAACAGCTCTTCAGTGTAGAAAAAGCCAAACATCTTATTCTTGATCTCCGGGGCAATCCAGGAGGATATCTGCCGGAAGCAACCAACTTATTATGCCAGATTTTTGAAGAAAAAGAAAGACTATTGGTTTATACAGAAGGCCGAAACAATAAAAGAAATGAGTATAAATCTACAGGGAAAAGATTTTTTGAAATAAATAAAGTTGCAGTTCTAATTGATGAAAACTCTGCATCTGCTTCTGAAATTGTGGCCGGAGCTATTCAGGATTGGGATCGGGGAGTTATTGTCGGACGCAGATCTTTTGGTAAAGGGCTAGTACAGGAACAATATGATTTGAATAATGGGGGAGCAGTGAGATTGACAGTAGCCAGATATTACACTCCGAGTGGACGTTCGTTGCAAAGGGACTATATTGACCGGGTCGCATATGATGATGATATTTATGATAGGTTCAGGAATGGTCAGTTGTATTACAATGATCAGCCGCAGGAATTGGATTCCAGTTCCTATATTACAAAGATATTAAGCAGAAAACTACTTGCTTCAGGAGGTGTGTTTCCGGACATCTTTATTCCTTTGGACACCTTTTATAAGGATGAAGTTTTTTTGGAAGCGGATGCTTATTTGTCGGAATTTATTTTTGACTTATTATCTAAAAAAGAATTGCCGTTGGCTTCAGACGCGTCAGCAGTTCAGAATGCTATTATTCCAGATAACTTCATGCCACGGCTTAAAAAATATGCCGGAATTTCTATAGCCGGAAAATTTGAAGATTTTTGGCTAAAATCACTCAAACCTGCCATTTTTACTAATATCGCAAAATTTTCATTAGGTAAAAAAGAATCTGCATTAGTTGGCAATAAGTACGACCCCTTCATTATGGAAGCAATTTCATTTATAAATTCCGAAAAAAAACTGACAGATCTCTGA
- a CDS encoding Lrp/AsnC ligand binding domain-containing protein translates to MSRKKIQDLDETDSKILSILAKDARLSYAEIGKMLFVSPGTVHARVKKLTDAKLIKGINADLDYAALGFDICAFLGIYLEKSNMYENVKAELSKIPEVVDAHYTTGVYSIFAKIICRDTEHLREVLSKKLQNIKGIQRTETFISLEESINRPLILSDLK, encoded by the coding sequence ATGAGTAGAAAAAAAATTCAGGATCTTGACGAAACTGATTCTAAAATATTGTCCATTCTGGCTAAAGATGCAAGATTATCCTATGCAGAGATAGGTAAAATGCTGTTTGTTTCTCCAGGCACTGTTCATGCAAGAGTTAAAAAACTGACTGATGCCAAGCTAATTAAAGGTATCAATGCTGATCTGGATTATGCTGCATTGGGTTTTGACATTTGTGCTTTTTTAGGTATTTATCTTGAAAAATCAAACATGTATGAGAACGTAAAAGCTGAACTCAGTAAAATTCCCGAAGTAGTGGATGCTCATTATACCACCGGCGTCTATAGTATATTTGCAAAAATAATTTGCAGAGACACTGAGCATCTCAGAGAAGTATTATCAAAGAAACTCCAAAACATTAAAGGCATCCAACGTACCGAAACTTTTATTTCTCTCGAAGAAAGTATCAACAGGCCCTTAATTTTATCAGACTTGAAGTAA